CCGGATCAAGGCTGCTGCTCCTAATGCCCGGGTGTCTTTTGTGAGTTATCCGGCAATGGTTGGTCCGCATGGTGAGACGTGCCCGTTCCATATTAATAATGCGCCGGCTCCGGTGATTCCGGTGGGTGCGGTTCGTTCAGCTTTGAATGCGGCTCATGATTGGCAGCGGCAGTCTGCTGCTGCTACTGGTTCGGATTGGATCAATATTGAGCCGGAAACGAAGGGGCATGATATGTGCGCGCCGCAGAATCAGCGGTGGGTTGCGGGGATTCTTGATAATTCAACTGAGCCGTACAACATTACAACACATCTAACGCATCGGGGTAATGATGAAGTTGCCCGGATTTTGAGCCGACACCTGTAATAGGAAACACCAGCCTTGTGCTGGTGTTTTTTGCTTATCGACGCCCTGCTGCCGCGCGTTTTGCTTGAAGCGCTGGCGGATCGTCGGAGGTGATGAATGCCCCTGCGATCATTCCCCCAATAGCGCCGAATAGGTGTGCTTGCCAGCTAACTCCCGGTTCACCAGGCAATACGCCCCATACCAGTCCGGAGTAGGCAAAAGCGAGGATTATCCCCAATAGGACTTGGTTGAGGCTGCGGTTGAAAATGCCTCGGACGATCAGATAGGCCAACCAGCCGTAAATGAGTCCCGATGCTCCAATGTGGGTTGTTCCGATGCCGCCGGTTAGCCACACTCCGACCCCGCCAACGACCATCGTGATCAGCGTAACTTCCCAATAGACGCGGGCGCCGGACCATCCGATGAGAAAAGAAAATACTGCGCCTGGGACGGTGTTGGCTATGAGGTGGTTGAAGCTGCCATGAACTAGTGGAGATGTCGCGATGTGCCAGAGGGTTGCCGGGTCTAGTGGCCGGATTCCAAAGTAGGCGAGGTTATTGGTGAATACGGACACGTTGATGATGTGGATCACCCAGATGATGATGGTGTATCCAATTGCGAAGCTCAACGCGGTTGTGATGCCGCCGCGGGTTGGTTGTGTCATGGGTGGACTTTCGTTGTGTCGTCGAAAAGCTCGTTTAGGGTGGTGAGCCCATAGCCGGGTTCTGCGTTCATTACTGCCGCGATGATGGCTTCTGATACGACCGTAGCTGCGGCGTGGGACAAGTGCCGCATGGTGTCTGTATCAACGTTTGCCGGTTCCTGAGCAGTAGTGAGGGCAAAAAGGGTGTCGCCGTCGAGTGGACTGTGGGCAGGTCGTATCGCCCAGGCTATCCCGTCGTGGCCCGCGATGGCGAGTCGTTTCGCTTGGGATTTGGTGATTGGTGCGTTGGTGGCTATCACGCCAATTGTCGTGTTCAGCTGCCCGGTATGGGATGCTAATGCGCGGTATTTCGCCAGGTTGATCCGAATATCTGGCCGCGCCCAGAGCGCACCAGTTTCTACGTCAACAATCTCGCCAACCGGGTTAGCAACGATCGCTGCGGCAACCACCCAGTCCCCGACGTGAGTCGACGCTTGCCCGAATCCGCCACGCAGTTTCCCGGCGGTTGCTCCGCAGCCTGCCCCAATGTTGCCATTGCTTTTCGACGGCTCCCTGGTCAGCGCCGCCTGCGCAGCCTGGTATCCATCCGTGGCCGTGGGCCGATTATCTGCATCTCCGACCAATAGGTCGAAGATGACTGCGGCGGGCACAATGGGGACTATCGGACCGGTCACGGATTCCCCCAATACCGGGAAGCCAATCCCGGATTTCTCCAATAGGGTCATGACGCCGTCAGCGGCCGCCAACCCGTAGGCGGATCCGCCGGATAATGTGATGGCATGAATGTGCTGTACCGTGTTATGCGGTTCTAGGAGGTCTGTCTCCCGGGTGCCTGGTCCGCCTCCTCGAACGTCAACTGCACAAATTGCTGGGGTTTCTGGCAGTATGACGGTACAGCCGGTATCTCCTAGGCTGCGGTGCCCAACTCGGATGCCGGGGACGTCGTCAAGCGTTCCACTCACGAGGGATGTTCTCCTGTCATTGCGCTCAACAGCGATTCTTGGTTATAGGCCAACCATTCCACTAAATTATCTCGGTCTTCCGCATGTTCTGTATCGGGCACATCGCTGGCTGCGAGGAAGAGCCGCATATCATTGAGTGCGATCAGCCAGGCGCGGGCTTCTTCTTCTGTGATGGTCACTGATATTGACCCGTCTGGGCCCACCGCCTCGCCCAGGATTGCGAGATTGCTCAGTTTTTCCTTGGTTATATCCGATTCGTGGAGGGATCTGAGCAATGAATTGTCGCCGTCGTATTCTTCGTCGCCGTCGCGTTCAAAATTAGGCAATAGCCGTAAAAGCGCTGGATCGGTCGGGGCGTCTTTGTGGCCGGAGGGCATTCCTGCTAATTCGGCTAGTTCGTCCCTTGGTGCGGATTGAGCCCGGTGCATAAGAGCATCGGCGACGGTGGCTGCAATATTGCCCAATACTTCTCTTTCGATCGGCTCGAATACGCAGTGGTATTTGGGCTGGCTAAAAATCCCTTTTTTGCGTTTCCATGATTTCATGTTTTCTAACCCGCCTGTTGCATGGTGGCCCACAGTCCGTGGGTGTGGAGCTTTTTCACGTCTGCTTCTACTTTGTCTTTTTCGCCGGAGGAGACAACTGCTTTTCCTTCGGTGTGGACTTGCATCATTAATTCCATGGCTCGTTTCTTGTCGTAGCCTAGAACCGTTTGGAAAACATAGGTGACGTAGCTCATGAGGTTTACTGGGTCATCCCACACGATGCATAACCAAGGTAGGTTTTCGCTGGTTGCCACGTCGACGACAATGTCCTCATCGAGTTCCGGCGAGGCCATTGGGGAAGACAGCGTGACTGTGTGGTTTGTGTTCATGGCTAATACAATAGTCAACCTCTTAAAGCCTGTGCACTGTAAGGGATAGTCAAAGTGTATTTCTTATGAGAAATTTCTTGGTAGAATGAGCTTCCGAAATGCAGGTGGAAGGTGTTAGGTGATGAATCAGATTGTTAATTGGTTGGTGCAGTGGATTCCTGGAGTGAACCAACCTGAGCGATATCGACACATCCAAAATTTGCTATCTGTGATTTTGGCGGCACTCACATTCGCGGGTGCAGCAGTAAATTCCTACAATTCCCTCACTGATGCTGGCAGTTCGGATAATAAGGCTGATCAGCCGAAGTTGTCGGAATTGGTTCAGCCGCTGGATACATCCCGGTTATGGGAGGACACCAATATCCGTAATGATTTGACCAATATTTTGAATCAATCTCGGATTGAAGCTGGCCGGAGCATCGTTGAGCCCAATTATGACTTGAGCATGAGTGCCCAGCGGTGGGCGGAACGTAACGCCATGACCGACAGTTTCAAGCCAACTCCGGACAACGTGGTTATGGTTCAGTCCTCATTGCCTTCTGCCGATGCAAAAGCGGCCCGGTTCTTAGGCGGTTGGTTCAACGATCCGCAAAGCCAGGAAGCGCTGGGGAAATCCGACTTACGCCATATTGGTGTCGGAGTTGCTAGTGCCAATGGCAAAACTTTTGCGGTGATTCAACTTAGCTAATCACAGGCTCGCCCATTAAGCTGGGGTGCTGTGAATCCTATGCAATCTACTGCCCTGTTAACAGACATGTATGAGTTGACCATGTTACAGTCAGCTCTTGCCGATAACACCGCGCACCGGATGTGTACCTTCGAGGTATTTGCCCGCCGACTGCCTAACGAGCGTCGTTATGGTGTTGTGGCGGGAACCGCCCGAGTGTTATCTGCCATTAAGGAATTCCGGTTCACCGAGGAACAAATTCAATCGCTGGATTTCCTTAACGACGAAACCCGTGACTACCTGCGTTCCTATTCCTTTTCCGGCCAAATTGATGGTTACCGTGAGGGGGAACTGTATTTCCCCCACTCCCCAATCTTGACGGTACGTGGGACTTTCGCTGAGTGCGTGATTTTGGAGACGGTTATCTTATCCATCCTCAATGCGGATTCAGCGATAGCCTCCGCCGCTGCTCGTATGGTCACCGCGGCGGATGGTCGCCCAATCATCGAAATGGGGTCACGGCGTACCCATGAGCTGGCCGCTGTCACAGCCTCTAGGGCTGCTTATCTGGCGGGTTTTGTTGCCACCTCGAATCTGGAAGCAGTTCACCGCTATGGCATTCCCGGCTCTGGTACCGCAGCGCACGCCTGGACATTGCTGCATATTAATGATGATGGTTCTCCTAATGAGGCCGCAGCCTTCCAATCCCAGGTGGATTCCCATGGGGTTGGGACCACCTTACTAGTCGATACCTATGATATAACCCAAGGGGTGAAAACGGCCATTGAGGTGGCTGGCACTGAATTGGGTGCGGTTCGAATCGATTCCGGCGATCTGGGGGTATTAACCCGTCAGGTGCGTCAGCAGCTGGATGATCTAGGCGCGCACAACACCAAGATCATCGTGTCCTCTGATTTGGACGAATATGCGATTGCCGGCCTGCGTGGCGACCCCGTCGATGGCTTCGGTGTGGGTACTTCAGTTGTGACTGGTTCCGGTGCACCTACCGCATCCATGGTGTACAAGTTGGTGGAGGTCGACGGACACCCCGTCGCAAAGCGATCGCGCAATAAGCAGTCGGCAGGCGGGACGAAGCGAGCCATCCGCACCCACCGGGATACTGGCACCGCGGTGGAAGAGATCGTATTCCCCTTTGACGCTGATATGCCGGATATCGGCCATTTGAATGCTACCGAGCTTACGATTCCGCTCATGCGGGATGGCGAAATTGTTCCCGGCCTGGCTACGTTGAGCCAGTCGCGTGATTACTTGGCCAAACAACTGATCACACTGCCGTGGGAAGGCTTGGCTCTAAGTAAGGATGAGCCCGTAATTAATACTCGTTACGTTGGGTTTTCGCGTTAGTACATGAGCACGGAACTAGCCTGCACCACCGAGGAAGTACTAACCGCTGCAGTTGACAGTATCGGCGGCGCCACCCGAGACGGCCAGGTGGCGATGGCTCAAGCAGTCACCCGCGCACTGGAAACTCAGCGGCATTTGGCGGTGCAGGCAGGAACCGGAACCGGAAAATCGTTAGCGTATTTGGTACCAGCCATCCGCTACGCGCAGTTAACAGATTCCACCGTGATTGTTTCCACCGCCACCATTGCGCTGCAACGTCAATTGGTTGAACGGGATCTCCCCCGCTTGGCGGACGCATTGGAGCCAATTCTTGAAAACCGTCCTACCTTCGCCATCATGAAGGGGCGGCATAATTATTTGTGTCAGAATAAGGTCGCACATGCCGAAAGCCTCGCAAACGAGGAAGATGCGCTTTTAGACGAATCCGAGATCAGTTGGTTAGGGGCGCAAATAGCCCGCCTGTATGACTGGGCGAATGAAACCGAAACCGGTGACCGTGACTCACTGGAACCAGGCGTATCCGATTTGGCATGGCGGCAAGTATCCGTTAGCTCCAAAGAGTGTATTGGGGCAAGTCGGTGCCCGCACGGCGATACATGTTTTGCGGAATTGGCCCGGCGTCAAGCCAAAGACGTCGATATTGTCGTGACCAATCATGCCATGTTGGCCATTGATGCCATGTTAGATATCAACGTTTTGCCGGAGCACGACGTGGTCATTATCGACGAGGCTCATGAATTAGATGGCCGGATCACGTCAGTTTCCACAATGGAGATTTCCACCACCGCTTTGACATTGACCGCACGGCGCGCTGGGAAACTGGGCGCTGAGGGAAGGGATGAGAAGCTCAAAGAGGTGGCCACACAGTGGGAGCAATCCATGTTGGGGGTTGAGCCAGGTCGGTTAGTGGCGTTACCTGAGCAGCTGGGGCCTACGTTGACCGCACTGCGGGATTGTTTATGGCAGTTGAAACAAACCATTGGGCAAGCCCCAGCAGGTGAGGCCGCGCACCAACCGGAACAACACGCGGAGCGGTTAAGCCTGGCCAATCATATCGAAGATCAGCACGATTGCGTGGTGCGGATCTTGGAGGTTTTCGCCCAGCCAGACGAGTCCCAGCATTCAGATGTGGTGTGGGCAGTTGTTGATGAGCGCAGGGGCACGATGCTCAAGGTTGCCCCGCTGTCGGTGGCGGGATTGCTGCACGACCGGTTGTTCGGTTCCAACACGGTGGTACTTACCTCTGCGACGTTAACTATTGGTGGGAATTTTGCAGCGATGGCCGCGAGCTGGGGGTTGCCGAAGGGAAGTTGGGATCATTTAGATGCGGGCACCCCGTTTGATCCGGCGAAGTCAGGGATTTTATATACGCCCCGCCACATTCCGGAGCCAGGCCGAGACGGATTGCCGCAGGAAATGGTGGACGAGATTTATGATCTCATCATGGCTGCGGGGGGCCGCACGCTGGGGTTGTTTTCCTCACGCCGGGCTGCAATGCAGGCCACGGAATTATTGCGGCCACGGTTACCTTTCGATATTTTGTGCCAGGGCGACGATACCACTGGCGCACTGGTGGATCGGTTTGCTAAACAAGAAAACACGTGTTTATTTGGTACGTTGACGTTGTGGCAGGGGGTGGACGTACCAGGTAAAAGTTGCTCGTTGGTGTTTATGGATCGAATTCCATTTCCCCGCCCTGATGATCCGTTATTGCAGGCACGTAAGGAGGCCGCTGATGCGGCTGGCCGAAATGGTTTTATGGAAGTTGCTGCGACCCATGCCGCGCTGCTGATGGCCCAGGGGGCGGGTAGACTGCTCCGGCACGTAACGGACCGGGGCGTTGTTGCGGTGTTGGATAAGCGCATCGTGGAGAAGCGTTACGGTGGGTTTTTACTAAATTCAATGCCGCGATTTTGGCGAACTACGGATAAGGCTGTGGTTACCGCCGCATTGGGTAGATTGGTGACTGGCTAGTGGATTTCCCCAATGTATCGTTAACCCGGTTGCTTTTCGACGCCGCCCCGCCGGAGCGCACCGCTATCGTTTCCGCGTCGGGCACGCGAAGCTACCGGGAGCTTTTCCAGGATATTCGGCAATTGGCTGCCCGGTTGGATATTTCTCCCGGCGCGGTGGTGGGGGTTCAGTTACCCAATGGGGTGGATTTCGTGATTGCGTTTCACGCAGTGCTGTCTGTCGGCGGGGTGGTCACGCCTGTCCCGATGTCCGCCACTGAGACGGATGTGGCGTATCAGGTGAAGAAAACTGGGGCGGTTATGGTTATCACCGCTTCTGAATTGACCCGGCTGCGTGCCCGCCCCCCTATTGTTCAAATGTCGGTGACATTTGAACAAGCGACGGATCTTGCGTGTTTGCCGATGAGTTCGGGAACAACCGGGTTGCCGAAAGCAGTGATGTTAACGCACCGCAATTTGGTTGCTAATACCATGCAGTTTGCCCAGGTGGTGCCGGTTTCTCCCGGCGAGCGGTGTTTGTCTGTTTTACCGTTTAGTCATATCTATGGTCTCACGGCGCTTTTACATACTCCGTTGTATTTAGGGGCCACGGTGATTGCTCAGCCTTTTACCGCCGAGTCGTTTATCCAGGCACATGAGCAGCACGATATTAATGTGACGTTTATTGCGCCGCCGCTTGCCACGTTGTTAGCGCGGCATCCATTGGTGGACACAACCGATTTCTCTTCGCTGCACACAATAATAAACGGCGCGGCGGCATTGCCGACTGCCACGGGGGCGATCGTCGAAAAGCGAGCCGGGGCGCGCGTGATTCAGGGGTACGGTATGACGGAAGCGGCACCAGTTACACACTTAGCGCAGCACGGTGACACGCCCATGTCGTCAATCGGGAGTGTTTTACCTGCGACGGAAGCTAAGGTAGTTGATCCCGACACCGGAATGGAATCCGGGCGTGGCGAATTATGGGTACGTGGGCCGCAGGTCATGGCTGGATATCTATCTGATGTTGCTGCCACCACGGCCACGCTTGTCGACGGCGGCTGGTTGCGCACTGGCGATATTGTTATCCGTGACGGCGAAGACTTTTTTGTGGTGGATCGGTTAAAGGACATCATTAAATCACACGGAATACAAGTGTCCCCGCAAAAGCTGGAGAATATCATCGTCACAATACCAGGTGTGGTGGATTGCGCAGTTGTACGGGGTTTTGGTGCCGATGGAGAGGAACAACCAGTGGCGGTGATCGTGGGTGATGTCGCAGAGGCCACGGTCATGGACGCCGTGGCGGCCCAAGTCACTCCCGCTGAACGGATTAGGCAGGTTCGGTTCACCGATAGCATTCCGCGTTCGGCTTCGGGGAAAATCCTCCGGCGGCTACTGCAAGATGGTTAGGAGACCAACACAACAGCGGCTAATGCGGCACTGGCGAACATTTCCCCAATACCTATTTGTTTCGGTCGCCACTTTCGATTCATTGTAGGAATCCACCAGGCACGCAGCCCATAGGCTAGGAACAGCGGTAGTGCCCACCAGCTAACCAGCTGGTTCCAGGCAAGCTTGGCGACGATAAAAACCGCCACCGCATGGAAGCCTACTGATCCTTGTAACCAGGCGGGATCTTGTCGGTTCCGAATCAATGTCTTCACATAGGGAATTGTTCCGCAAAAATACAGAGCAACCAGGAGGGTTCGCGCCCACACCGACCATGGATCTGCGCCTGCGGCAGCAACGGTTACTGGCAACATCAATGCGCTGGCAAGAACCGTTGCTAGGCCAGAGATCAGTGATCGGGGTCGATGTTTGATTGCTTCCCATGCTGCCACCACCACGAGAGGAGCAAACAGTATCCCAAACCACATCAGTTGCGGGTTTAGCCAGACGGTTATTAGGACAGCGACGGCCGAGATGCTGGCGTAGGTGATAAGCGCTGGCAGGTATTGGGCTTTTCTGTTGGGGCGTGCTTTTATCCATAAAGATGCCGCGAAAAAGCAAAAATAGCCCACTAACCAAGCGATAAGCAGGGGCAGGTGAATAAGATGCGGTCGTGCGATAATGACACCTAAGGTAAATGGCAGGAATACCATAACCCATGCGCCGTGTTGATCCGGTATCCATGCCCGATTACGCACTATCTTTCCCATCATCTTTTAAGTTGATATTTTCCAGCACTAAAGTATAGCCCGCGGGGCGGCAAGAGCTGTTGCGCTTCCGGCAGCTACCTCCGTGAAACCTGCATCACGGACAACCACTACGTCGGTGCTTTCAAGAAGCTGACCAAAAACCTGCGAGTCAACTTTTTCCACTGCTAGCGGAAAGTCAGCACGCGCCCACTCCTGTACCCAATCCAACGACATGTTGGCGGCTAATAGCATCGATGCATGTCCAGCCTGGGCGGCCAGTTTGCCCGTAGACATGTCCAGACCAGCATCGAGATAAATATGCGGGCAGTCAGATGGCCGCTTGTCGACGTTGCCATCATCGACGTTGGTTCCGCCAATCTGAAGCTTTGCTACCACCGGATCTACCCGATGCACGGCGCTCGGCACAATTGCCCGTGCCTGCGCACCGTCATAGCTGGCGGTAATTCCGGGAACCAGCTGTACTCGCTCCCACGCGGCGTTACGTGCCCGGCGAGTGACTTTGCGAATCCTATGCTGATACCACGCATCAATTGCTGCGGCGAAAGAACCATCGCCTTGCTCGAATCCAACGCCGGCCCGGTCATCCAGACACAACCGCACTGTCGCTTCAGCGGCTGCCGCCACCAACGCCAACTGCGGCGGTGGATCAAGCTTCGGAATGTTCACCACAATCTGCATGGCATGAATGGTTTCTGGGTCGCTGGGGTCCTCGCCGTGCTTGTCCCAGTCCCGATTCGTTACGGCCTGTTGAAGGCGTCGAAAAGCAGTATCGAAAAACTCCGATTGTGGATCTAACACCTAAGGCTCCAACGGGACTCGATGGACAGTACCAGCTTGTTCATCAGCGGCATCAACCTCAGCTCGGGTAATGCCCAGCATGTGTAAAACTTCATCCAAGAACGGGGAATTCACCGATGTATCAGCAACTTCCCGTAAGGCTGGTTTAGCGTTAAAAGCGATCCCCAAGCCAGCAGCAGAAATCATGTCAATATCATTAGCCCCATCCCCCACAGCAACGGTTTGGTGCATCTCCAACCCAGAATCGGCGGCAAATTCCGCCAGAAATTCTGCCTTGGCGGCACGATCCACAACCTTGCCAATAACGTTTCCAGTGAGTTTGCCGTCTATTATCTCCAGGGTATTCGCACGAACATAATCTAGGTCTAATTCCTTGGCCAGATCGGCTAATACCTGAATGAAACCGCCGGAAACAACAGCTGTTTTATAGCCCAAGCGCTTCAATGTTCGGATTGTTGTACGCGCGCCAGGTGTTAAAACAATATCGGCCGCAACCTTATCGATAACTGATGCGTCTAACCCTGCGAGAGTTTTCACTCGTTCCCGCAAGGATTCCTCAAAGTCCAGTTCCCCGCGCATGGCACGTTCTGTCACCTCGGCGACTTCTTTCTCACGCCCCGCATGAGCCGCGAGCATTTCGATCACTTCTCCGGTGATTAGCGTCGAGTCACAATCGAAACAGATCAACCGTTTGGACCTACGCTGCAAACCAGCCCGTTCGATTGCAATGTCGACCCCCAGTTCCGGAGTAAGCTGAGCCAATGCCTTACGAATCGGAATCCCGCCACCTGGTTTGGGATTAGGAATAGTTACCTTCAGTTCAAGCCCCGTCACCGGGTAGTCAGCAATACCACGGATGGTGTCGATATTGGCACCGTAATCCGCAAGAGTCTGGCCAATTCGGGAAATATCCTTAGCTTCCACCGGATTACCAAGAATCACAATCTCGTGAGTGGAGCGAGGCCGGGACGACTGGGCCTCGGCTTGCAATTCCACGGACACCGTCTGCCCATACCCTTTCAGTGTTTCCCGTAGCCCTTCGTCGACCTTGTCCACTTTCGCCGCAGCGATACCGACGAAAGCCGCCAACGATAAATAGCCACGAAACTGAGACTGTTCAACGTCGAGTACCTGGACACCGTTTGCCGCCAACACCCGGAAAAAAGCGGCGGTCACCCCCGGGCGATCATTGCCCGAAATAGTCACCACTGCGGGAATTAACCCATGTTGTAGCGCAACTGTTAACTGAGTGGAATTTGCATCAGACACGTTGTTGTATTCTTCCATGAAACTCCAGACGGAGAAATTCCGGCCCGCCTACTGCCCTAAACAAGGGGACAACAAAAAGGGTTAACGGTGACAAACAATGTCCCGTTAACCCTTTATGTAAAAGTCAGTGAGGTAAAGCAGACTTTACTTCTTGTTCACCGGCTCGTGGTGGTGCCCAACGTGAGCTTCACGACGCATCCGCTCCACCATGTGTGGATAATGCAGTTCGAATGCAGGACGCTCCGAACGGATACGCGGCATGGACACGAAGTTATGGCGAGGCGGTGGGCAAGAGGTAGCCCATTCTAAGGAGTTACCGTAACCCCACGGGTCATCCACGGTGACGATCTCGCCGTAACGCCAGGACTTAATGACATTCCAAATAAACGGAATGACCGACATACCCAGCAAGAAGGAGAATACGGTAGAAATCTGGTTAAGCGTAGTGAACCCATCGGAGTCGAGATAGTCAGCGTACCGACGAGGCATACCCATGTTACCGACCCAGTGCTGGATCAGGAAGGTGCCGTGGAAACCTACGAAGGTGAGCCAGAAGTGCACCTTACCCAAACGCTCATCAAGCATGCGGCCAGTCATCTTCGGGAACCAGAAGTACACGCCAGCAACAGCGGCGAATACCACAGTACCGAACAGGGTGTAGTGGAAGTGAGCGATCAAGAAGTAAGACTCAGCCAAGTGGAAATCCAACGGTGGCGACGCGAGCATAATGCCGGTCAAACCACCGAAGAGGAAGGTAACCAAGAAGCCCACTGCCCAAATCATTGGGGTCTCCCAGGAAATGTGACCCTTCCACATGGTGCCCAGCCAGTTGAAGAACTTCACACCGGTTGGAACCGAAATCAGGAAGGTCATGAAGGAGAAGAACGGCAGCAAGATTGCGCCAGTCACGAACATGTGGTGCGCCCACACAGCCATCGACAGCGAACCAATGGACAACGTAGCGAATACCAGGCCGATGTAACCAAACATTGGCTTACGGCTGAACACTGGGATGATCTCAGAAACGATGCCGAAGAATGGCAGCGCGAGAACATAAACCTCGGGATGCCCGAAGAACCAGAACAAGTGCTGCCACAAGATAGCACCACCGTTACCTGGATCGTAGATGTGCCCACCCAGCTTGCGGTCATACAAAACGCCCAATGCTGCAGCGAGCAGCAGCGGGAAGATCATGAGCACGATGACTGAGGCAACGAAGATGTTCCAACAGAAAATTGGCATACGGAACAAGGTCATGCCTGGAGCACGCATGGTCAGTAGCGTGGTGATCATGTTGATTGCGGA
The nucleotide sequence above comes from Corynebacterium mustelae. Encoded proteins:
- the serB gene encoding phosphoserine phosphatase SerB; protein product: MEEYNNVSDANSTQLTVALQHGLIPAVVTISGNDRPGVTAAFFRVLAANGVQVLDVEQSQFRGYLSLAAFVGIAAAKVDKVDEGLRETLKGYGQTVSVELQAEAQSSRPRSTHEIVILGNPVEAKDISRIGQTLADYGANIDTIRGIADYPVTGLELKVTIPNPKPGGGIPIRKALAQLTPELGVDIAIERAGLQRRSKRLICFDCDSTLITGEVIEMLAAHAGREKEVAEVTERAMRGELDFEESLRERVKTLAGLDASVIDKVAADIVLTPGARTTIRTLKRLGYKTAVVSGGFIQVLADLAKELDLDYVRANTLEIIDGKLTGNVIGKVVDRAAKAEFLAEFAADSGLEMHQTVAVGDGANDIDMISAAGLGIAFNAKPALREVADTSVNSPFLDEVLHMLGITRAEVDAADEQAGTVHRVPLEP
- the ctaD gene encoding aa3-type cytochrome oxidase subunit I; protein product: MTAVVPRQENYSEPTRPAPTGGARIGSLAWKMLTTTDHKLLGIMYIIMSFVWFFLGGLMALLIRAELFTPGLQFLSNEQFNQLFTMHGTIMLLAFGTPVVWGFANYVLPLQIGAPDVAFPRLNAFGFWITTIGVVAMLAGFLTPGGAADFGWTMYLPLADSIHSPGIGSDMWIVGVGATGVGTVASAINMITTLLTMRAPGMTLFRMPIFCWNIFVASVIVLMIFPLLLAAALGVLYDRKLGGHIYDPGNGGAILWQHLFWFFGHPEVYVLALPFFGIVSEIIPVFSRKPMFGYIGLVFATLSIGSLSMAVWAHHMFVTGAILLPFFSFMTFLISVPTGVKFFNWLGTMWKGHISWETPMIWAVGFLVTFLFGGLTGIMLASPPLDFHLAESYFLIAHFHYTLFGTVVFAAVAGVYFWFPKMTGRMLDERLGKVHFWLTFVGFHGTFLIQHWVGNMGMPRRYADYLDSDGFTTLNQISTVFSFLLGMSVIPFIWNVIKSWRYGEIVTVDDPWGYGNSLEWATSCPPPRHNFVSMPRIRSERPAFELHYPHMVERMRREAHVGHHHEPVNKK